One region of Juglans microcarpa x Juglans regia isolate MS1-56 chromosome 7S, Jm3101_v1.0, whole genome shotgun sequence genomic DNA includes:
- the LOC121241600 gene encoding uncharacterized protein LOC121241600 has translation MGKKLFDSEWIFLCHLLLVAVVAATNHGNAANDLVDIINKNRTAQKLPHLNNSPGLGCMALQYVELCRENCTSNNTVDCKPSEDNFTEVFAPNCGVELPTFSTITGHIVGCQSKYLEPLLAFSHVLVKDHKSLSLLRNKSHTEMGVGMIGVHKGSFFWCILFSSGQTNSTFVLEDHGIGIKQKKGCYSGSSIPCNGGLKLSAVISSIISMAFLLIYMLQQL, from the exons ATGGGGAAGAAGCTCTTCGACTCTGAGTGGATTTTTCTATGTCATCTGCTGCTTGTTGCTGTTGTGGCCGCCACGAACCATG GAAATGCTGCAAATGATCTCGTGGACATTATCAACAAGAATCGAACTGCACAGAAACTTCCACACCTGAACAACAGCCCTGGACTTGGGTGCATGGCCTTGCAATATGTTGAGTTATGCAGGGAGAACTGCACAAGCAACAACACGGTAGACTGTAAACCTTCAGAAGATAATTTCACTGAAGTTTTTGCGCCCAATTGCGGAGTGGAGCTACCCACTTTTAGCACCATAACCGGCCACATTGTGGGTTGTCAATCAAAGTATCTCGAGCCATTGCTAGCATTTTCCCACGTTCTCGTTAAAGACCATAAATCTTTATCTCTTCTGAGAAACAAATCACATACTGAAATGGGAGTGGGCATGATTGGGGTCCATAAAGGATCCTTCTTTTGGTGTATTTTATTTAGCAGCGGGCAGACAAACTCCACATTTGTTCTTGAAGATCATGGCATTGGGATCAAGCAAAAGAAAGGCTGCTACAGTGGAAGCAGTATTCCATGCAATGGGGGACTGAAGTTGAGTGCTGTGATTTCTAGCATCATATCCATGGCCTTTCTACTTATTTATATGTTACAACAGTTGTAA
- the LOC121240233 gene encoding E3 ubiquitin-protein ligase ATL4-like: MSFSSSSSFSPPLPWPKVLGGTVSGSYTTPAPPHSSSSINPSILIIIFILVITILASVSLCLLLRHLNRRCIRRLSPASSTSNSSTGTDSQFLSASRVSPENPNHSFVQSLPLFTFSSIIRRTSSTADCAICLSKFEPNDQLRLLPLCCHAFHAQCIDTWLDSNQTCPLCRSYIFTSDSDLMKASLASSTGASVSGESFRLEIGNVSRRRAASEPVETQRSYSIGSFDYLVEEDSEISLSNVHRRSLSDKEESGAAQDMESTLASEIAGGRSWLKEYVDRISSSLSSRAMSFRSSGRFCSGSSRRSEITGAGDCDLEANRVGEEISEMFRWLSGV, from the coding sequence ATgtcgttttcttcttcttcttctttttctccgcCGCTTCCATGGCCGAAAGTTCTCGGAGGCACAGTCTCGGGATCATACACTACACCTGCGCCACCGCATTCATCGTCATCCATCAACCCTAGCATTCTTATTATCATTTTCATCCTCGTCATTACAATCCTCGCCTCCGTCTCCCTCTGCCTTCTCCTCCGCCATCTCAACCGCCGCTGCATCCGCCGCCTCTCTCCTGCCTCCTCCACTTCCAACTCCAGTACTGGCACCGACTCTCAGTTCCTCTCCGCCAGCCGCGTCTCTCCGGAGAATCCTAACCACTCGTTTGTCCAGTCCCTGCCTCTCTTCACCTTCTCCTCCATCATTCGCCGCACATCCTCCACTGCCGACTGCGCCATTTGCCTTTCCAAGTTCGAGCCCAACGACCAGCTCCGTCTCCTCCCTCTCTGTTGCCACGCCTTCCACGCTCAATGCATTGACACTTGGCTCGACTCCAACCAGACTTGTCCGCTTTGCCGATCGTACATCTTTACTTCGGACTCCGACCTTATGAAGGCCTCGCTCGCTTCATCTACCGGTGCATCAGTCTCCGGAGAGAGTTTCAGGCTTGAGATTGGAAACGTGAGCCGCCGGCGAGCCGCGTCGGAACCCGTGGAGACGCAGAGGTCCTATTCCATCGGATCATTCGACTATCTCGTGGAGGAAGATTCGGAGATCAGTTTGAGCAATGTGCACCGGAGGAGCTTGTCGGACAAGGAGGAGAGTGGAGCTGCGCAGGACATGGAGTCCACTCTAGCTTCCGAGATAGCGGGCGGAAGGAGTTGGCTCAAGGAGTACGTAGATAGGATCTCTTCCTCGCTCTCATCTCGTGCGATGTCATTTCGGAGTTCCGGAAGGTTTTGCTCTGGAAGCAGTCGCCGGAGTGAGATCACCGGTGCGGGAGATTGCGACCTCGAAGCAAACCGAGTCGGCGAAGAGATAAGCGAGATGTTCAGATGGCTCTCAGGGGTATGA
- the LOC121240234 gene encoding ATP synthase subunit delta', mitochondrial-like, which translates to MFRRATGLLARRLISSSGSRARPYSTDLPAAPTADSTFVEAWKKVIPNIEPPKTPLSFMKPRPATPPSIPSKLTVNFVLPYASELSTKEVDMVIIPAATGQMGVLPGHVATIAELKPGVLSVHEGNEVKKYFISSGFAFIHANSYADIIAIEAVPVDQIDPGLVQKGLAEFTQKLSSASTDLEKAEAQIGVEVHSALNSALTG; encoded by the exons ATGTTCCGCCGAGCCACCGGCCTCCTGGCCCGACGCTTAATATCCTCCTCCGGGTCCAGGGCTAGGCCATACTCGACCGATCTCCCGGCGGCTCCCACTGCGGATTCAACCTTCGTGGAGGCCTGGAAGAAAGTGATACCAAACATTGAACCCCCCAAGACCCCTCTCTCCTTCATGAAGCCTCGCCCTGCTACTCCCCCATCCATCCCTTCCAAGCTCACCGTCAATTTCGTTCTCCCGTATGCCTCTGAGCTGTCCACAAAAGAG GTTGACATGGTCATAATACCAGCAGCAACGGGGCAGATGGGTGTTCTTCCTGGACATGTAGCAACGATTGCAGAGTTAAAACCTGGCGTCTTGTCAGTGCATGAAGGGAATGAAGTGAAAAAGTATTTCATCAGCAGTGGCTTTGCTTTCATTCATGCGAACTCATATGCAGATATTATTGCCATCGAGGCTGTCCCTGTCGATCAAATTGATCCAGGCCTTGTTCAGAAGGGGCTTGCAGAGTTCACCCAGAAGCTGAGCTCGGCCTCAACTGACTTGGAGAAAGCTGAAGCTCAAATTGGAGTTGAAGTGCACAGTGCTCTCAACTCGGCGCTGACAGGCTAG